From a single Methanofollis sp. W23 genomic region:
- a CDS encoding RlmE family RNA methyltransferase: MTSQWTQDKYHKKALKEGFRARAAYKLTEIQKRFSIIRDDDNVVDLGAAPGSWLQVLQALTHGRIIGVDLNPIAPMEGVTTVVGDFTTPEVQEEVRELAGGVVSVVTCDAAPKLSGATSYDQARAIALGEDALGFAVTLLKEGGNFLCKSFQGEDFPEFYAEVKKHFRSVRTYRPHASRRGSREVYIIAKNFKRSGDDA, from the coding sequence ATGACTTCACAGTGGACACAGGACAAATATCATAAAAAGGCGCTGAAAGAGGGTTTCAGGGCACGTGCGGCGTATAAACTGACAGAGATCCAGAAGCGTTTCTCGATCATTCGAGATGACGACAATGTCGTCGACCTCGGGGCCGCGCCGGGGAGCTGGCTACAGGTGCTGCAGGCGCTTACCCACGGTCGGATCATCGGGGTGGACCTCAACCCGATCGCCCCGATGGAAGGCGTCACGACTGTAGTCGGGGACTTTACCACTCCCGAGGTCCAGGAGGAGGTCAGGGAACTCGCTGGCGGCGTGGTCTCAGTCGTCACCTGCGATGCAGCCCCAAAACTCTCCGGGGCAACGAGTTACGACCAGGCGCGGGCCATCGCCCTAGGAGAGGACGCCCTCGGATTTGCTGTCACGCTCCTCAAAGAGGGAGGGAACTTCCTGTGCAAGTCTTTCCAGGGCGAAGACTTTCCAGAGTTCTATGCCGAAGTGAAGAAGCATTTCCGGTCAGTGCGCACGTACCGGCCTCACGCCTCCAGGCGGGGGAGTCGAGAGGTATATATCATTGCAAAGAACTTCAAGAGGAGTGGCGATGATGCTTGA
- a CDS encoding universal stress protein, whose protein sequence is MFRKVLYPTDFSECSYKALDYIKTLKAAGTEEVVVVHVLDEREIDLVSTGIGWLAGDRMVEYDAKLEKRMRENAQERLNNILSTIKGAGMRAKAEVRKGYPSIEVLATAKRERVSLVVMGSHGKSNLAGTVVGSVSEEVLRKSTVPVLIVTRETQNACIGR, encoded by the coding sequence GTGTTTAGAAAAGTGCTATATCCCACTGACTTCTCAGAATGTTCATACAAGGCCCTCGACTATATCAAGACCCTCAAGGCCGCCGGCACCGAGGAGGTGGTCGTCGTCCATGTCCTGGACGAGCGGGAGATCGATCTCGTCTCGACCGGGATCGGGTGGCTGGCGGGTGACCGGATGGTCGAGTACGACGCCAAACTTGAAAAACGGATGCGCGAGAACGCACAGGAGAGACTGAACAATATCCTCTCGACCATCAAGGGCGCCGGGATGAGGGCGAAGGCCGAGGTGCGCAAGGGCTACCCCTCTATCGAGGTGCTGGCCACGGCAAAGAGAGAGCGGGTCTCCCTGGTCGTGATGGGCAGTCATGGCAAGAGCAACCTCGCTGGAACGGTGGTCGGGTCGGTCTCTGAGGAGGTGCTCAGGAAGTCGACGGTGCCGGTC
- the moaA gene encoding GTP 3',8-cyclase MoaA has protein sequence MMLEDNFGRKVTNLRLSITPRCNLDCFYCHAEGEVQPREELSLEEIQEILEVGAKFGIRSVKLTGGEPLVRKDILDIVRAVPDGIEVSLTTNGTLLEGLAHDLKEAGLSRVNVSLDTLKPERYQAITKKDLLDKVVRGIKAAVDAGLTPVKLNMVLLKDINEDEVDDFFAFVRGNHDLILQVIEMMEFNECTLHGDVDGLEKKIAKNSKEILTRRMHHRKKYCLNGAEIEVVRPLHNTEFCAYCNRLRVTSDGYLKPCLLRTDNHVDIRGKHGKELEDLFVKAVQIREPFFK, from the coding sequence ATGATGCTTGAGGACAATTTCGGCAGGAAGGTGACCAACCTCCGCCTCAGTATTACTCCCAGGTGCAACCTGGACTGTTTCTACTGCCATGCCGAGGGCGAGGTGCAACCGCGCGAAGAACTCTCGCTTGAGGAGATCCAGGAAATCCTGGAGGTCGGGGCAAAGTTCGGGATCAGGAGCGTGAAACTTACCGGCGGGGAGCCTCTGGTCAGGAAGGATATTCTTGATATCGTCAGGGCGGTCCCTGACGGGATCGAGGTCTCGCTCACCACCAACGGCACGCTCCTCGAAGGACTCGCCCACGACCTCAAGGAGGCGGGGCTCTCGCGGGTGAATGTGAGCCTCGACACTCTTAAGCCAGAGCGCTACCAGGCCATCACCAAAAAGGATCTGCTGGACAAGGTGGTGAGGGGTATCAAGGCCGCGGTGGACGCCGGACTTACTCCAGTGAAGTTGAACATGGTCCTCCTCAAGGACATCAACGAGGACGAGGTCGACGACTTCTTTGCCTTTGTCAGGGGTAACCACGACCTCATCCTTCAGGTGATCGAGATGATGGAGTTCAACGAGTGCACCCTGCACGGGGATGTGGACGGCCTGGAGAAGAAGATCGCGAAGAACTCAAAGGAGATTCTCACCAGGCGGATGCACCACCGGAAAAAATATTGTCTGAATGGTGCGGAGATCGAGGTGGTCAGGCCTCTCCATAACACCGAGTTCTGTGCCTACTGCAACCGCCTGCGGGTCACCTCTGACGGCTACCTGAAGCCCTGTCTCCTGCGGACCGACAACCACGTCGACATCAGGGGCAAGCATGGGAAGGAACTTGAAGATCTCTTCGTGAAGGCAGTGCAGATCAGGGAACCGTTCTTTAAGTGA
- a CDS encoding PAS domain-containing methyl-accepting chemotaxis protein → MGIQKIISALDTKPGNGSPVHLDETTCDDTDLRSLAAAVNRTNSQRWEMQRTIDDFSTRDTVYKTAVMESPTPMLLVDRDLKIVGTNNAFTAMSGLGQVQLTGMDLHNLSVTTVKGKRIIDAMVDNTIISGESIIDLPGGKKYLTQRAVPVADPQGVTRYILVYLKDLTTEREQDEKIRKAIEEGEQRNEWFAAVLDSIPYPISVTDPLMHWTGVNQAFAETFGIDRTAVIGQHCSATNGGLCHSEKCVIRQLQKSGKKRVSAILERGERTLKVGGAHLATAHGEQIGFIEVIEDITSLMRQQKETEERAARLAESARELKAAMSAMAGQDLTFTLESREDDPLRVVKEDYLETRDGLRGVTLDLAGAIREIKAGTGEASRSVEGIAQAVEEIAGQSQKNADDSRDQLTMIEGSAEAMTDLSASVEEIAGTCQEVLQVTEKSAEIGEEANKIGQTAAAKMEEVKTASKESVEEISKLNAQMQEIDKIVKLITDISNQTNLLALNAAIEAARAGEHGRGFAVVAGEVRNLAGESKKATGQIEDLITTIHAQSTRASQEIEGSYTRVHAGIERVGQTLDALDQMVRMSGEIRASVTEIARATEDQANDTTRVTETMEETKKKTRANLKAIEEVAALIEEVSASAEEAGGGAQEVASMAAHLEEMIDHFKLE, encoded by the coding sequence ATGGGAATACAAAAGATCATCAGCGCCCTGGACACCAAACCAGGAAATGGGTCTCCAGTCCATCTGGACGAGACCACGTGCGACGACACCGACCTCAGGTCCCTCGCCGCCGCGGTCAACCGCACCAACTCCCAGAGATGGGAAATGCAGAGAACCATCGACGACTTCAGCACGAGAGATACAGTCTACAAGACCGCTGTCATGGAGAGTCCCACACCTATGCTTCTGGTGGACAGAGACCTCAAGATCGTCGGAACAAACAATGCCTTCACCGCGATGAGCGGCCTCGGTCAGGTGCAACTGACCGGGATGGATCTCCACAATCTCTCCGTCACCACAGTGAAAGGCAAGAGGATCATTGACGCCATGGTTGATAATACCATCATCTCTGGTGAATCCATCATCGATCTGCCAGGCGGGAAAAAATATCTCACACAGCGGGCCGTTCCGGTCGCGGATCCGCAGGGAGTGACGCGGTATATCCTGGTGTACCTCAAGGATCTCACTACAGAACGGGAGCAGGACGAAAAAATTAGAAAGGCGATTGAAGAAGGGGAACAGAGAAACGAATGGTTTGCAGCCGTCCTCGACAGCATCCCCTACCCCATCTCAGTCACCGACCCGTTGATGCACTGGACCGGGGTGAACCAGGCCTTCGCCGAGACCTTCGGCATCGACCGCACCGCGGTGATCGGACAGCACTGCAGTGCCACCAACGGCGGACTCTGCCACAGCGAGAAGTGTGTCATCAGACAACTCCAGAAGAGCGGGAAGAAGCGTGTCTCGGCCATCCTCGAGCGTGGAGAGAGAACCCTCAAGGTAGGAGGCGCCCACCTCGCCACCGCCCATGGGGAGCAGATCGGCTTTATCGAGGTGATCGAGGACATTACCTCCCTCATGCGCCAGCAGAAAGAGACCGAAGAGCGCGCCGCCAGGCTTGCAGAGAGCGCACGCGAACTCAAGGCCGCCATGAGCGCCATGGCAGGGCAGGACCTTACCTTCACCCTTGAGAGCCGCGAGGACGACCCCCTCAGGGTGGTGAAAGAGGATTATCTGGAGACCAGAGATGGGCTCAGGGGTGTGACCCTCGACCTCGCCGGGGCGATCAGAGAGATCAAAGCCGGTACCGGGGAAGCCAGCAGGAGCGTCGAGGGGATTGCGCAGGCCGTCGAAGAGATCGCAGGCCAGAGCCAGAAAAATGCCGACGATTCCAGGGACCAACTCACCATGATCGAAGGATCTGCCGAAGCGATGACTGATCTCTCAGCCTCAGTCGAGGAGATTGCCGGGACCTGCCAGGAAGTACTGCAGGTCACCGAGAAGAGCGCCGAGATCGGCGAAGAAGCGAACAAAATCGGACAGACCGCCGCGGCAAAGATGGAGGAGGTGAAAACCGCCTCAAAGGAGAGTGTAGAGGAGATCAGCAAACTCAATGCCCAGATGCAGGAGATCGACAAGATCGTCAAGTTGATCACTGACATCTCCAACCAGACCAACCTCCTTGCCCTCAACGCCGCGATCGAGGCAGCCAGGGCCGGCGAGCATGGCCGCGGGTTTGCGGTCGTCGCGGGCGAAGTGCGAAACCTTGCCGGGGAGTCGAAAAAGGCCACCGGCCAGATCGAAGACCTCATCACCACAATCCATGCCCAGAGCACCAGGGCCTCACAGGAGATTGAGGGCTCATATACCAGGGTCCATGCCGGGATCGAACGGGTTGGGCAGACCCTCGACGCCCTCGACCAGATGGTCAGGATGTCTGGGGAGATCAGGGCAAGTGTGACTGAGATCGCCAGGGCCACCGAAGACCAGGCCAACGATACCACCAGGGTCACCGAGACGATGGAAGAGACAAAGAAAAAGACGAGGGCAAACCTGAAGGCCATCGAGGAAGTGGCCGCCCTCATCGAAGAGGTCTCGGCCTCGGCCGAAGAGGCCGGGGGCGGCGCCCAGGAAGTCGCCAGCATGGCGGCGCACCTGGAAGAAATGATCGACCATTTCAAGCTTGAGTGA
- a CDS encoding methyl-accepting chemotaxis protein → MEIQEIIHALEITPGKGSPVQLDETSYDPEIRPLIAAVNCTNAQRWEMQRRIDDLSTDHAVYRTAVVESPTPTLLLDRDLRVVRANNAFTVMSGIGQGQLTGMNLHTLSVTTVKGKRIIDALSDNTIISGECIVDLPAGKKYLMQQGVPVPDAEGMPGYILVHLNDVTAARAREEEARKAIEEGRKRNEWFSAVLNSIYYPISVTDRSMNWTGINKVFADIFGVDRTNAIGRCCSATNGELCDTERCSIRQLEKSGKKWVSSTVERGDRSLKVIAAHITDAHGDRIGYIELIEDITALVRQQREAEERAVRLAESAHEVEVVMEAMAGRDFSRQIETHEDDPLKDVKEYYLEARDALRNATLELTGAIREISASTGEASRSVEGIAEAVEQIAGQSQKAANDSKDQLKNIEGSAEAMAGLSASVEEIAGTCQEVLQVTEKSAEIGEEASTLGQTAAAKIEEVKAASEESVKEIGKLNAQMHEINKIVKLITDISNQTNLLALNAAIEAARAGEHGRGFAVVAGEVRNLAGESKKATGQIEDLITAIFAQSTRTSQEIETSYTTIHDGIERVGKTLDALDQMVRMSEEIRASVNEIARATEDQANDTASVSETVEQVKAKMRANLKAIEEVAALIEEVSASAEEVGGGAQEVAGMATRLDEMIEDFTLE, encoded by the coding sequence ATGGAAATACAAGAGATCATCCACGCACTGGAGATCACACCAGGAAAAGGATCCCCCGTCCAACTGGACGAGACTTCGTACGACCCCGAGATCAGGCCCCTCATCGCCGCGGTCAACTGCACCAACGCCCAGAGATGGGAAATGCAGAGAAGGATCGACGACCTCAGCACAGACCACGCGGTCTACAGAACTGCCGTCGTAGAGAGTCCGACCCCCACGCTCCTGCTGGACAGGGACCTCAGGGTCGTCAGGGCAAACAATGCCTTCACCGTGATGAGTGGGATCGGTCAGGGGCAACTGACCGGAATGAATCTGCACACACTCTCCGTCACCACCGTGAAAGGCAAGAGGATCATTGACGCACTGAGTGATAATACCATCATATCAGGTGAATGCATCGTCGACCTCCCTGCCGGAAAGAAATATCTCATGCAGCAGGGTGTCCCGGTCCCCGACGCTGAGGGAATGCCTGGATACATCCTGGTGCACCTCAACGACGTCACCGCAGCACGTGCGCGGGAAGAAGAAGCAAGAAAGGCGATTGAAGAAGGGAGAAAGAGGAACGAATGGTTTTCAGCAGTTCTCAACAGCATCTATTATCCCATCTCTGTCACCGACCGTTCGATGAACTGGACCGGGATCAATAAGGTCTTTGCAGACATTTTCGGCGTCGACCGCACAAACGCGATCGGAAGATGCTGCAGTGCCACCAATGGCGAACTCTGTGATACTGAGAGGTGTTCCATACGGCAACTCGAAAAGAGCGGGAAGAAATGGGTCTCGTCCACCGTCGAACGCGGCGACAGGAGCCTCAAGGTCATCGCCGCTCACATCACCGATGCCCATGGCGACCGGATCGGCTACATCGAGTTGATCGAAGACATCACCGCCCTTGTGCGCCAGCAGAGAGAGGCCGAAGAGCGGGCCGTCAGGCTTGCAGAGAGTGCGCATGAGGTCGAAGTCGTCATGGAGGCCATGGCGGGAAGAGACTTCTCCCGCCAGATCGAGACCCACGAGGACGACCCCCTCAAGGACGTGAAGGAATACTACCTGGAGGCGAGGGATGCGCTGAGGAACGCGACTCTTGAACTCACCGGGGCGATCAGGGAGATCTCAGCCAGCACCGGCGAGGCGAGCCGGAGTGTCGAGGGGATCGCAGAGGCCGTCGAACAGATCGCAGGCCAGAGCCAGAAGGCCGCCAATGACTCAAAAGATCAGCTTAAGAATATCGAAGGGTCTGCCGAGGCGATGGCTGGACTCTCGGCCTCGGTCGAGGAGATCGCCGGGACCTGCCAGGAAGTGCTGCAGGTCACCGAGAAGAGCGCCGAGATCGGTGAAGAAGCAAGCACCCTGGGCCAGACCGCGGCGGCAAAGATCGAGGAAGTCAAGGCCGCGTCCGAGGAGAGCGTGAAGGAGATCGGCAAACTCAATGCCCAGATGCACGAGATCAACAAGATCGTCAAGTTGATCACCGACATCTCCAACCAGACCAACCTCCTTGCCCTCAACGCCGCGATCGAGGCGGCACGGGCCGGCGAGCATGGCCGCGGGTTTGCGGTCGTCGCAGGTGAGGTGCGAAACCTTGCCGGGGAGTCGAAGAAGGCCACCGGCCAGATCGAAGACCTCATCACCGCTATCTTTGCCCAGAGCACCAGGACCTCACAGGAGATCGAGACCTCCTACACCACGATCCATGACGGGATCGAACGGGTCGGCAAGACCCTCGATGCCCTCGACCAGATGGTCAGGATGTCTGAAGAGATCAGGGCAAGCGTGAACGAGATCGCCAGGGCCACCGAGGACCAGGCCAACGATACTGCCAGCGTCTCTGAGACCGTCGAACAGGTGAAGGCAAAGATGAGGGCAAACCTGAAGGCAATCGAGGAAGTGGCCGCCCTCATCGAAGAGGTCTCGGCCTCGGCTGAAGAAGTCGGCGGCGGCGCCCAGGAGGTCGCAGGCATGGCGACACGCCTGGATGAGATGATCGAAGACTTCACACTTGAATAA
- a CDS encoding M20/M25/M40 family metallo-hydrolase gives MGVADLCTDLVRLRSENPPGETQEVAEYIHAYLAEIGIESSVVSRDGRRCNLITRHPRPHLLLCGHLDVVPALADGWRHPPFSGAEEDGCIWGRGSSDMKGGCAALLTALRRAVDAGMEPPVEVVFVCDEETGGCYGIEYLLAKKMLRPCDTLIAEPTPPLSPCIGQKGLARVSLSFSGEPGHSSLYPAIGKSAVMEAHEVVEYLKMLHGREYPVSTEMETIISRSSKVLENLFGLQGLDHVLSRVMFNPGVVRGGEKANIVAEHCDLDLDLRIPWGCTASEIVSEIADQAPSAAMQVTAVSDPSCTSPTARVTERVCAEIRRVYGEDPVPIFQWAASDARHLRMAGFPAVEYGPGEVTTIHGVNERVRIDSLICAEEIFYGIISEYSRS, from the coding sequence ATGGGTGTCGCGGATCTCTGCACAGACCTGGTGCGACTCAGGAGCGAAAACCCCCCAGGGGAGACGCAGGAGGTCGCCGAGTACATCCATGCCTACCTTGCAGAGATCGGGATCGAGAGCTCGGTCGTCTCCAGGGACGGACGGCGGTGCAACCTCATCACCAGGCACCCTCGCCCGCACCTTCTCCTCTGCGGACACCTCGATGTCGTCCCGGCTCTCGCAGACGGGTGGCGCCACCCCCCCTTCAGTGGGGCAGAAGAGGACGGGTGCATCTGGGGGCGGGGGAGCAGCGATATGAAGGGCGGGTGCGCCGCCCTGCTCACCGCGCTCAGGCGTGCCGTCGACGCAGGTATGGAACCGCCGGTGGAGGTGGTCTTTGTCTGCGATGAGGAGACTGGCGGGTGCTATGGGATCGAGTATCTCCTGGCCAAGAAGATGCTCAGGCCATGCGATACTCTCATCGCAGAACCGACCCCTCCGCTTTCCCCATGCATCGGGCAGAAAGGTCTTGCACGGGTTTCTCTTTCATTTTCAGGGGAACCTGGCCACAGCTCCCTGTACCCGGCCATCGGAAAGAGCGCGGTGATGGAGGCGCACGAGGTCGTCGAATATCTCAAGATGCTTCACGGCCGTGAGTATCCGGTGAGCACAGAGATGGAGACGATCATCTCGCGCTCCTCAAAGGTGCTGGAGAACCTCTTCGGGCTCCAGGGCCTGGACCATGTGCTCAGCCGCGTCATGTTCAACCCTGGCGTCGTCAGGGGAGGAGAGAAAGCAAATATCGTGGCCGAACACTGTGACCTGGACCTGGACCTGCGGATCCCGTGGGGATGCACGGCCAGCGAGATCGTCTCTGAGATCGCAGACCAGGCGCCGTCGGCAGCGATGCAGGTGACCGCCGTCTCAGACCCGTCCTGCACCTCGCCGACAGCGCGGGTGACCGAACGGGTCTGTGCCGAGATCAGGCGCGTCTATGGTGAAGACCCGGTCCCGATCTTCCAGTGGGCGGCAAGTGACGCACGCCACCTCAGGATGGCCGGGTTCCCGGCGGTGGAGTACGGGCCCGGCGAGGTGACGACGATCCATGGGGTCAATGAACGTGTCCGCATCGACTCGCTCATCTGTGCTGAAGAGATATTTTATGGGATAATTTCTGAATATTCCCGATCATGA
- a CDS encoding PAS domain S-box protein, with product MKKKMFSVLYVDDEPGLLEIGTLFLERSGTLAVETASSAAEAIEKLHSHRYDGIISDFQMPQMDGIEFLKYIRATYGDLPFILFTGRGREEVVIEALNHGADFYLQKGGDPVSQFVELEHKITLAIERKRTMDELHESRQRMADVINFLPDATFAIDLDGKVIAWNQAMEEMTGVKSDEILGVDDFRYAVPFYGESRPLLIDQVLAEEGESTNTYHQVIQEGDKLISEFFVPRLYGGRGAYLWFIASPLYDTKGRIVGAIESIRDVTGRKQAEEEREAARQKLLDIIDFLPDATFVIDTERRVIAWNRAMEEMSGVKKEEMLGKGEYAYAVPFYGEAMPILIDLVQEPDAEFGPRYHDLERDGDTVVAGMYLPLLAGGRGAYLWGKASPLYNDQGEIIGAIESLRDITEYKQAEDARLNAIVQGSPIPQFVLDSDHRVAYWNEALEAYSGIRAVEIVGTREHWKAFYPEERQCLADLLIDRVPDKVALSAWYGGKYSRSRFVEGAFEGTDFFPEMGEEGTWLYFTAAPLRDTRGRVIGAVETLEDITEQRRTEEALKASEVKYRTLFENSGSPVIIVEEDTTISLVNQEFERLSGYTREEVEGRMSWRDFVASEDDLEMVAEYHRVRRTDPGRAPEVYECHLRNRTGTVKDVIISVAMVPETLQGIVAVMDITGRKKGEEARRLADLIDFMPDALFAVDTEGKVIAWNRAIEEMTGVAAVEILGKGGRAYSVPLYGDRRPLLLDLLTASPEKLDARGYREIERHGDFLIAETAEARPQGREVVQKVFAAPLYDEAGEMTGAIEGIRDITSRKESEEALKRRTHDLNERVKELRCLYAISNILVDPGATVEEVMHRIVAVVPQAWQYPEVTAVRIAIEGEVYQTGSFRTTEWMQERSIVADREAIGRIEVAYLEEWPERDEGPFLQEEHDLLITISQRIGQYLTRTQVEEERNTSEAELRALFASMTDVVIVYDGEGRCQKIAPTNPALLYRPGDELVGKTVAEVFPGPQAGIILDRIREALECGVPVTLEYSLPIEGREVWFAAVISPMTEDSVILVARDITERKIAEMAVRTANKKLKLLSSITRHDILNQLTVLHGFLELAKMETTDPTLLEYIEKEEMAAESIRRQIEFTRDYQEIGVAAPGWQEVRRVITRSVRALDLEAVSLLIEFEGLEVYADPLLEKVFFNLVDNALRYGEKVTRVRFSCVEEGEKLIILCEDDGVGIPEEFKEGIFRREYYKNTGLGLYLSREILAITRFAIRETGIPGEGARFEITVPKRAYRFYRKG from the coding sequence ATGAAGAAGAAGATGTTCTCCGTCCTCTACGTCGATGACGAACCAGGACTCCTCGAGATCGGCACGCTCTTCCTGGAGCGTTCTGGAACCCTCGCGGTCGAGACTGCATCTTCGGCCGCAGAGGCGATCGAAAAACTCCACTCACACCGGTACGACGGCATCATCTCGGACTTCCAGATGCCCCAGATGGACGGCATCGAATTTCTCAAATATATCCGCGCCACCTACGGCGACCTCCCATTCATCCTCTTCACCGGACGAGGGAGGGAAGAGGTGGTGATCGAGGCCCTGAACCATGGGGCCGATTTTTATCTCCAGAAAGGCGGAGACCCGGTCTCGCAGTTCGTCGAACTTGAGCACAAGATCACCCTTGCGATCGAGCGGAAACGAACGATGGACGAACTCCACGAGTCCAGGCAGCGGATGGCCGACGTGATCAACTTTCTCCCTGACGCCACCTTCGCCATCGACCTCGATGGAAAGGTCATCGCATGGAACCAGGCCATGGAGGAGATGACCGGTGTGAAGTCGGACGAGATCCTTGGGGTCGACGACTTCAGGTACGCCGTCCCCTTCTACGGAGAAAGTCGCCCGCTCCTCATCGATCAGGTTCTCGCAGAGGAAGGCGAGTCCACGAACACCTATCATCAGGTCATACAAGAGGGGGACAAACTTATTTCAGAATTTTTCGTGCCCCGACTGTATGGGGGGAGGGGGGCCTACCTCTGGTTCATCGCCTCCCCGCTCTATGATACAAAGGGTAGGATCGTCGGGGCGATCGAGTCGATCCGCGACGTCACCGGGCGGAAACAGGCCGAAGAGGAACGGGAAGCCGCACGCCAGAAACTTCTGGACATCATCGACTTTCTCCCAGACGCCACCTTTGTCATCGATACCGAACGGAGGGTCATCGCCTGGAATCGGGCCATGGAAGAGATGAGCGGCGTGAAAAAGGAGGAGATGCTTGGCAAGGGAGAGTATGCCTATGCCGTCCCCTTCTATGGAGAGGCCATGCCGATCCTCATCGACCTGGTCCAGGAACCTGACGCGGAGTTCGGGCCAAGATACCACGATCTCGAACGGGACGGGGATACGGTCGTGGCCGGGATGTATCTCCCCCTCCTTGCAGGCGGGCGCGGGGCCTATCTCTGGGGGAAAGCCTCGCCCCTGTACAACGACCAGGGGGAGATCATCGGGGCAATCGAGTCGCTCAGGGACATCACCGAGTATAAGCAGGCCGAAGATGCACGCCTCAACGCCATCGTCCAGGGCTCTCCGATCCCGCAGTTCGTCCTCGACAGTGACCACAGGGTGGCATACTGGAACGAGGCGCTGGAGGCGTACAGTGGGATCAGGGCCGTGGAGATCGTCGGCACCAGGGAGCACTGGAAGGCATTCTATCCTGAGGAGCGCCAGTGCCTGGCAGACCTGCTCATCGACAGGGTGCCTGACAAGGTGGCACTCTCGGCATGGTACGGCGGGAAGTACTCGAGGTCGAGGTTTGTGGAGGGTGCCTTTGAGGGCACCGACTTCTTTCCTGAGATGGGCGAGGAGGGCACCTGGCTCTATTTCACCGCGGCCCCGCTCAGGGATACGAGGGGTCGGGTCATCGGGGCCGTCGAGACTCTTGAAGATATCACCGAACAGAGACGGACCGAAGAGGCCCTCAAAGCTTCAGAGGTAAAATACCGCACCCTCTTTGAGAACAGCGGGAGCCCGGTGATCATCGTCGAGGAAGACACCACCATCTCCCTGGTGAACCAGGAGTTCGAGAGGCTCAGCGGGTATACCAGGGAAGAGGTAGAGGGCCGCATGAGCTGGCGGGACTTTGTGGCGTCCGAGGACGACCTCGAGATGGTCGCCGAATATCATCGGGTGCGCAGGACCGATCCAGGGCGTGCACCTGAGGTCTATGAGTGCCATCTCAGGAATAGGACAGGGACGGTGAAGGACGTGATCATCTCGGTGGCGATGGTCCCGGAGACTCTCCAGGGGATTGTGGCGGTGATGGATATCACGGGCCGAAAAAAAGGAGAAGAGGCACGGCGTCTTGCAGACCTCATCGATTTCATGCCTGACGCCCTCTTCGCCGTCGATACCGAAGGGAAGGTGATCGCGTGGAACCGGGCGATCGAGGAGATGACCGGGGTGGCGGCGGTGGAGATCCTGGGAAAGGGTGGCCGCGCCTATTCCGTCCCGCTTTACGGCGACCGGCGCCCGCTCCTCCTCGACCTCCTCACCGCCTCCCCTGAGAAACTGGACGCAAGGGGCTACCGTGAGATCGAGAGGCACGGTGATTTTCTCATCGCCGAGACCGCCGAGGCGCGGCCGCAAGGGAGAGAGGTGGTCCAGAAGGTATTTGCCGCCCCCCTCTACGACGAGGCCGGGGAGATGACCGGGGCGATCGAGGGTATCCGCGACATCACCTCGCGTAAAGAATCTGAGGAGGCGCTGAAGAGAAGAACTCACGACCTGAATGAGCGGGTCAAGGAGTTGCGGTGTCTGTATGCGATCTCAAACATCCTGGTCGACCCAGGGGCCACGGTCGAGGAGGTGATGCACAGGATCGTGGCGGTGGTCCCCCAGGCCTGGCAGTACCCTGAGGTCACGGCGGTGCGGATCGCCATAGAAGGAGAGGTCTACCAGACCGGTTCATTCAGGACGACTGAGTGGATGCAGGAACGATCCATTGTGGCCGACAGGGAGGCGATCGGCAGGATCGAGGTGGCGTACCTGGAGGAGTGGCCTGAACGCGATGAAGGGCCGTTCTTGCAGGAGGAACACGATCTTCTCATCACGATCTCCCAGCGGATCGGGCAATATCTCACGCGTACTCAGGTAGAAGAGGAGCGGAACACTTCAGAGGCAGAGTTGAGAGCGCTGTTTGCAAGTATGACCGATGTCGTCATCGTCTATGATGGAGAGGGGCGGTGCCAGAAGATCGCCCCGACCAATCCGGCACTTCTGTACAGGCCGGGTGACGAGTTGGTCGGGAAGACCGTCGCCGAGGTCTTCCCTGGTCCGCAGGCCGGGATCATTCTTGACAGGATACGAGAGGCACTGGAGTGCGGGGTGCCGGTGACTCTTGAGTACAGTCTGCCCATCGAGGGACGGGAGGTCTGGTTTGCCGCGGTGATCTCCCCGATGACCGAGGATTCGGTCATCCTGGTCGCACGCGATATCACCGAACGAAAGATCGCGGAGATGGCGGTCAGGACGGCGAACAAAAAACTCAAACTCCTCTCCAGCATCACGAGGCATGATATCCTCAATCAGCTTACGGTGCTCCACGGCTTTCTCGAACTTGCGAAGATGGAGACGACCGATCCGACCCTGCTCGAGTATATTGAAAAAGAGGAGATGGCCGCCGAGTCGATACGTCGCCAGATCGAGTTCACGCGCGACTACCAGGAGATCGGGGTCGCGGCCCCAGGGTGGCAGGAGGTGCGCCGGGTCATCACGAGGAGCGTGCGGGCCCTTGACCTGGAGGCGGTGTCCCTCCTGATCGAGTTCGAGGGGCTTGAGGTCTATGCCGATCCGCTCCTTGAGAAGGTCTTTTTCAATCTGGTGGACAATGCCCTCAGATATGGAGAAAAAGTGACGAGGGTAAGGTTCTCCTGTGTTGAGGAGGGGGAAAAACTCATTATTCTCTGCGAGGACGACGGCGTCGGGATACCTGAAGAATTCAAAGAGGGGATCTTCAGGAGAGAGTATTATAAGAACACCGGGCTCGGGCTGTACCTCTCCCGCGAGATCCTCGCCATCACCAGGTTTGCGATCAGGGAGACCGGCATACCTGGGGAAGGCGCACGTTTCGAGATCACGGTCCCGAAGAGGGCGTACCGGTTTTATAGAAAGGGATGA